In Kangiella koreensis DSM 16069, the DNA window TCTCTTTACTCGCCACTTGTGCTACCCAGGATGCTCTTGCTCAGGCGGGCTTACTCGAACATCCGGCACTAACCAACGGCGATACTGGTATTTCCTACGGCTCATCCTCTGGCAGCACCCGCACCATTCCCGTCTTCGGAGACCTGATTAAAGGCGGCCCCATGACCGGCTTTACATCGACTTCCTACGTCGAAATGATGAGCCACACTGCACCCGTCAATATGGGTGTATTCTTCGGCTGTAAAGGACGGATCATTCCGACCAGTAGCGCATGTACTTCGGGCAGCCAGGGTATCGGCTATGCATACGAAGCGATAAAGTTTGGTCGTCAGAAAGTTATGATCGCAGGCGGGGCTGAAGAATTATGTATTACTCAAGGCGCGGTCTTTGACTCGCTTTTTGCCACCTCGGTTGATAACCAGAATCCGCAGAATACTCCACGCCCTTTCGATAAAGATCGCGATGGTCTGGTAATTGGCGAAGGCGCGGGCACATTAATTCTTGAAGATTATGACCACGCCGTAGCCAGAGGCGCTTCCATACTGGCTGAAATCGTCGGCTTTGGCTGCAACTCAGATGGCGCACATGTTACTCAGCCCCAACAACAAACCATGTCACAGGCGATGCAGATGGCTTTAGACGATGCTCAATTATCAGCAGATGCCATAGGTTATGTTAGCGCACATGGTACTGCCACTGACCGTGGTGATGTCGCTGAAACTCAGGCAACTCGACAGGTATTCAACCGGGCTGTGCCTATTAGCTCGTTAAAGAGCTATTTTGGTCATACTCTCGGAGCTTGTGGCGCGATTGAGGCCTGGCTTTCCATCGAAATGATGAACAATAACTGGTATGCGCCCACTTTAAATCTTACCAATCTCGATCCCGATTGTGCTAACCTTGATTATATTGTTGAGAACAACCGCCAAATGGCTCATGACTACATCATGAGCAACAACTTCGCTTTTGGCGGGATCAATACTTCATTGATTTTCAAAAAGGTGTAGCACCAGCTCTAAATCATTAATCCAGCAAGCCCATCTCGCGCTTGATATTGAGAATATCAGAGTGAATAGAGCTCTTTTTAACTCCACGATCTAATAGATCCTGATAAACCGACATGGCCATTGGTTCAGAGCCACCAACGTAAATATCCATATTGGTCAGATCATCATGATCCAGCATAAAAGCATGGTGAACAAAGCCTTTACGCCCCTGCCATTTCTCATCAAGACCTGACAAAACCGGTATAAAAGTAAAATGGTCAAACTCTTCTGCCCAGGCTTGCGGCTCTTCCAGCAAATACAAATCAGCAGAAGTTTGCGCACCCCAATACAGTGTCAAAGCTCTTTGATCACCGTTTTTTAATGCGGTTTTAATAATGGAATGAAAGGGTGCAAAGCCCGTACCGCCAGCAATAAAGACTGCCGGGCGTTCTGAGTCAGTCAGCACACACTCACCATACGGCATTTGCAATCTAACCAGATTTCGATGTTTCAGCTGGCTGACAATCTTGTCGGCTGCGTCATGCCCAGGTAAACGGCGAATATGCAATTCCAGTACATCCTGTAAAGGCGAGCTGGCAATCGAGAAAGGGCACATCGAGCCATCATCTAATTCCAACATCAAATACTGACCTGCGGTGAATGCAGGCAAACTTGCTTCGGTGGGTGTTAACTGTACCCAGTAAACGTCACGGCCAATTCTGCGGACCAGGGTCACTTCGCAATTAACGAAAGTAGCTTCTAAATTTTCAGTATTTTGTTCTGACATAAGACTCTCGAATCATTTCGCTCCAATCAATTATTTATCGTCTTCTGGATCCAGACCAAGCTCTTGCCACATCGCATCCACTTTATCTTTAACGGCTTGCTCCATGACAATCGGTTTGCCCCATTCACGTTCGGTTTCGCCAGGCATCTTATTGGTCGCATCGATACCCATTTTAGAACCCAGGCCAGAAACAGGCGAGGCAAAGTCGAGATAATCAATCGGCGTGTTATCGATCATGGTGCAGTCACGGCTCGGATCGACACGTGTCGTCATTGCCCAAATAACATCTTTCCAATCTCGAGTATTCACATCGTCATCCACCACAATCACGAACTTGGTGTACATGAATTGGCGCAAGAATGACCAGACACCCATCATGATGCGTTTCGCGTGTCCCGGGTACTGCTTCTTCATAGACACTATCGCCAAACGATAGGAGCAGCCTTCCGGCGGCAGATAGAAATCGACAATTTCCGGGAATTGTTTCTGCAAAATCGGCACAAAGACTTCATTAAGCGCTTCGCCCAGAATGGCGGGTTCATCTGGCGGACGTCCTGTGTAGGTCGAGTGATAGATGGGATCTTCGCGCATGGTAATTCGCTCGACGGTAAAGACCGGGAAGCTATCCACTTCATTGTAATAACCGGTATGATCACCATAAGGTCCTTCATCCGCCATTTCGTCCGGATTGATATAACCCTCTAGAACAAATTCCGCGCTGGCGGGAACCTGCAACTCATTGCCAATCGATTTAACCACTTCGGTTTTTTCGCCACGCAATAAACCAGCAAAGCCGTATTCGCTTAAAGTGTCCGGTACCGGTGTTACAGCACCGAGAATCGTAGCCGGATCAGCGCCAAAGGCCACTGAAACGGGGAAGGGCTGACCAGGATTTTGCTGGCACCACTCGCGGAAATCCAGTGCCCCGCCACGATGTGCCAACCAACGCATAATCAGTTTATTCTTAGCAATTA includes these proteins:
- a CDS encoding NAD(P)H-flavin reductase; this translates as MSEQNTENLEATFVNCEVTLVRRIGRDVYWVQLTPTEASLPAFTAGQYLMLELDDGSMCPFSIASSPLQDVLELHIRRLPGHDAADKIVSQLKHRNLVRLQMPYGECVLTDSERPAVFIAGGTGFAPFHSIIKTALKNGDQRALTLYWGAQTSADLYLLEEPQAWAEEFDHFTFIPVLSGLDEKWQGRKGFVHHAFMLDHDDLTNMDIYVGGSEPMAMSVYQDLLDRGVKKSSIHSDILNIKREMGLLD
- a CDS encoding beta-ketoacyl-ACP synthase → MSRVVITGMSGITAFGDNWNDVQSRLLEGKNAVQIMSQWAECEGLRTSLAAPVDYTFPKLPRKRIRSMGRVSLLATCATQDALAQAGLLEHPALTNGDTGISYGSSSGSTRTIPVFGDLIKGGPMTGFTSTSYVEMMSHTAPVNMGVFFGCKGRIIPTSSACTSGSQGIGYAYEAIKFGRQKVMIAGGAEELCITQGAVFDSLFATSVDNQNPQNTPRPFDKDRDGLVIGEGAGTLILEDYDHAVARGASILAEIVGFGCNSDGAHVTQPQQQTMSQAMQMALDDAQLSADAIGYVSAHGTATDRGDVAETQATRQVFNRAVPISSLKSYFGHTLGACGAIEAWLSIEMMNNNWYAPTLNLTNLDPDCANLDYIVENNRQMAHDYIMSNNFAFGGINTSLIFKKV
- the ubiD gene encoding 4-hydroxy-3-polyprenylbenzoate decarboxylase, which translates into the protein MQYKDLRDFIAKLESMGELKRVSVEVDPYLEMTEICDRTLRAGGPAILFENVKGHSIPVLGNLFGTTWRVALAMGKEDLTGLRELGELLAFLKEPKPPEGFKDAWQQLPVFKQVLNMAPKVVKKAPCQKVVLEGDEVDLSKIPVQTCWPEDAAPLMTWGLTITKGPHKKRQNLGIYRQQVIAKNKLIMRWLAHRGGALDFREWCQQNPGQPFPVSVAFGADPATILGAVTPVPDTLSEYGFAGLLRGEKTEVVKSIGNELQVPASAEFVLEGYINPDEMADEGPYGDHTGYYNEVDSFPVFTVERITMREDPIYHSTYTGRPPDEPAILGEALNEVFVPILQKQFPEIVDFYLPPEGCSYRLAIVSMKKQYPGHAKRIMMGVWSFLRQFMYTKFVIVVDDDVNTRDWKDVIWAMTTRVDPSRDCTMIDNTPIDYLDFASPVSGLGSKMGIDATNKMPGETEREWGKPIVMEQAVKDKVDAMWQELGLDPEDDK